In the genome of Candidatus Nanopelagicales bacterium, one region contains:
- a CDS encoding aspartate carbamoyltransferase catalytic subunit: MKRHLLSAADLSYDDALLVLDTAAELAQVADRPIKKLPTLRGRTVVNLFFEDSTRTRISFEAAAKRLSADVINFSAKGSSVSKGESLKDTALTLEAMGADAVVIRHGASGAPHRLAHSGWIRGAVVNAGDGTHEHPTQALLDAFTMRRHLSGGTGDLAGRRVTIVGDVLHSRVARSNVLLLHTLGAQVTLVSPPTLLPVGVDTWPCEVSYDLDDALPGSDVVMMLRVQRERMNAAFFPSAHEYSRRYGLDGRREALLPDHALVMHPGPMNRGMEIASSVADSDRSVIVEQVTNGVSVRMAVLYLQLGGSEEGAA; the protein is encoded by the coding sequence GTGAAGCGCCACCTGCTGTCGGCCGCCGACCTGTCGTACGACGACGCGCTGCTGGTGCTGGACACCGCGGCCGAGCTCGCGCAGGTCGCCGACCGCCCGATCAAGAAGCTGCCGACGCTGCGCGGCCGTACGGTGGTCAACCTGTTCTTCGAGGACTCCACCCGGACGCGGATCTCGTTCGAGGCGGCGGCGAAGCGGCTGTCCGCCGACGTCATCAACTTCTCCGCCAAGGGCTCCAGCGTGTCCAAGGGGGAGAGCCTGAAGGACACCGCGCTGACGCTGGAGGCGATGGGCGCCGACGCGGTCGTGATCCGCCACGGCGCGTCCGGCGCCCCGCACCGGCTGGCCCACTCGGGCTGGATCCGCGGCGCGGTCGTCAACGCCGGCGACGGCACCCACGAGCACCCCACCCAGGCCCTGCTCGACGCGTTCACCATGCGCCGGCACCTGTCCGGTGGCACCGGTGACCTGGCCGGTCGCCGGGTGACCATCGTCGGCGACGTGCTGCACAGCCGGGTGGCCCGCTCGAACGTGCTGCTGCTGCACACCCTGGGCGCGCAGGTCACGCTGGTGTCGCCGCCCACGCTGCTGCCGGTGGGCGTGGACACCTGGCCGTGCGAGGTCTCGTACGACCTCGACGACGCACTGCCGGGCTCGGACGTGGTGATGATGCTGCGGGTGCAGCGGGAGCGGATGAACGCCGCGTTCTTCCCCAGCGCGCACGAGTACAGCCGGCGCTACGGGCTGGACGGGCGGCGCGAGGCGTTGCTGCCCGACCACGCGCTGGTCATGCACCCGGGCCCGATGAACCGCGGCATGGAGATCGCCTCCTCGGTGGCCGACTCCGACCGGTCGGTCATCGTCGAGCAGGTCACCAACGGGGTGAGCGTGCGGATGGCCGTGCTCTACCTGCAGCTCGGCGGCAGCGAGGAGGGGGCGGCATGA
- a CDS encoding dihydroorotate dehydrogenase electron transfer subunit: MPVQVQGEVLGLRRAGMYHVMTITAPGIPEATRPGHFVALAIGGEDTGMLLRRAFSIHRVQSRGVYGGTVDIVFSVHGKGTRWMAERHRHDPIDVVGPLGRPFALPREPVTCVLVGGGYGSAPLFMLAEQLRARGCRVDVVLGASTEEKMFGVLDAKRMAATLTLTTEDGTVGERGRVTDVLPGVMDRVRADVVYACGPMPMLASVARIASERGAYSQCAVEESMACGIGVCMTCVLPVVGDDGVTRMLRSCVDGPVFRGDRVRWDDVGTVPVGTWGGPEPEDER, encoded by the coding sequence ATGCCGGTGCAGGTTCAGGGGGAGGTGCTGGGGCTTCGTCGGGCGGGGATGTACCACGTCATGACGATCACAGCCCCCGGGATCCCCGAGGCCACCCGACCCGGGCACTTCGTCGCCCTCGCCATCGGCGGGGAGGACACCGGGATGCTCCTGCGCCGCGCGTTCTCCATCCACCGGGTGCAGTCCCGGGGCGTCTACGGCGGCACCGTCGACATCGTCTTCTCGGTGCACGGCAAGGGAACCCGCTGGATGGCCGAGCGGCACCGGCACGACCCGATCGACGTGGTCGGGCCGCTCGGGCGCCCGTTCGCCCTGCCCCGCGAGCCGGTCACCTGCGTGCTCGTCGGCGGCGGCTACGGCTCGGCCCCGCTGTTCATGCTCGCCGAGCAGCTGCGCGCCCGCGGCTGCCGCGTCGACGTCGTCCTCGGCGCCTCGACCGAGGAGAAGATGTTCGGCGTCCTCGACGCCAAGCGGATGGCCGCGACGCTGACGCTCACGACCGAGGACGGCACCGTGGGGGAGCGCGGCCGGGTCACCGACGTGCTCCCGGGCGTCATGGACCGCGTGCGGGCGGACGTGGTCTACGCCTGCGGGCCGATGCCGATGCTGGCCTCGGTCGCCCGGATCGCCTCCGAGCGCGGCGCCTACAGCCAGTGCGCGGTCGAGGAGTCCATGGCCTGCGGCATCGGCGTGTGCATGACCTGCGTGCTCCCGGTCGTCGGCGACGACGGTGTCACCCGGATGCTGCGGTCCTGCGTCGACGGCCCGGTGTTCCGCGGCGACCGGGTCCGCTGGGACGACGTCGGTACCGTTCCCGTCGGGACCTGGGGCGGCCCGGAGCCGGAGGACGAGCGATGA
- the carB gene encoding carbamoyl-phosphate synthase large subunit, whose amino-acid sequence MPRREDLRSVLVIGSGPIVIGQACEFDYSGTQACRVLRAEGLRVVLVNSNPATIMTDPEFADATYVEPITPEIVEKIIARERPDALLPTLGGQTALNTAMALHRDGVLERYGVELIGADVDAIERGENRELFKEIVASIGAESARSAICHTMDEVLAAVEDLGYPVVVRPSFTMGGAGSGFAYDEEDLHRIAGAGLQASPTTEVLLEESILGWKEYELELMRDRNDNVVVVCSIENLDPMGVHTGDSITVAPALTLTDREYQRLRDIGIDIIRAVGVDTGGCNIQFAVNPDDGRIIVIEMNPRVSRSSALASKATGFPIAKIAARLAVGYTLDEIPNDITQETPASFEPTLDYVVVKVPRFAFEKFPQADPVLTTTMKSVGEAMAIGRNFTEALQKALRSLEKKDATFSWAGDRDAIDVDALVERVRTPYDGRLRDVQRALWAGASVERLHEATRIDPWFLDQLRLIDEVAEQVAAARELSPDLLRLAKRHGFSDKQLGEIRGLPENVVRGVRHALGIRPVYKTVDTCAAEFAARTPYHYSSYDEETEVEAGERDKVLILGSGPNRIGQGIEFDYSCVHASLTLREAGFETVMVNCNPETVSTDYDTSDRLYFEPLTLEDVLEVYHAEAATGPVVGVVVQLGGQTPLGLAQALKDSGVPVVGTSPESIHLAEERGAFGRVLAAAGLPAPKHGTASSFAEAVGIAHEIGYPVLVRPSYVLGGRGMEIVYDDEMLESYLERATEVNPEHPVLVDRFLDDAIEIDVDALFDGEELFLGGVMEHIEEAGIHSGDSACALPPITLGHAEIERIRRSTEAIARGVGVKGLLNVQYALAGDVLYVLEANPRASRTVPFVSKATAVPLAKAAARVMLGATIEELRREGMLPARGDGGTLPIGAPIAVKEAVLPFGRFHGVDTVLGPEMRSTGEVMGIDLEFGTAYAKSQAAAYSGGLPTTGRAFVSVANRDKRSMVFPVKRLADLGFEILATAGTAEILRRNGLRAGLLRKQRQGPGADGTPTTVQAILAGDVDLIVNTPFGVGPRLDGYEIRTAAVVKGVPCITTVQGLAAAVQGIEALTAGDVGVRSLQEYAADLAALRAAEPGDTGEVVG is encoded by the coding sequence ATGCCGCGCCGCGAGGACCTGCGGTCGGTCCTGGTCATCGGGTCCGGCCCGATCGTGATCGGCCAGGCCTGCGAGTTCGACTACTCCGGCACCCAGGCCTGCCGGGTGCTGCGGGCCGAGGGGCTTCGCGTGGTGCTGGTCAACAGCAACCCGGCGACGATCATGACCGACCCCGAGTTCGCCGACGCCACCTACGTCGAGCCGATCACCCCGGAGATCGTCGAGAAGATCATCGCCAGGGAGCGGCCGGACGCGCTGCTGCCCACACTGGGCGGACAGACCGCGCTCAACACCGCCATGGCGCTGCACCGCGACGGCGTGCTCGAGCGCTACGGCGTGGAGCTCATCGGCGCCGACGTCGACGCGATCGAGCGCGGCGAGAACCGCGAGCTGTTCAAGGAGATCGTCGCCTCCATCGGAGCCGAGAGCGCCCGATCGGCCATCTGCCACACCATGGACGAGGTGCTCGCCGCCGTCGAGGACCTCGGCTACCCGGTGGTGGTGCGGCCCTCGTTCACCATGGGCGGCGCCGGCTCCGGGTTCGCCTACGACGAGGAGGACCTGCACCGGATCGCCGGCGCCGGGCTGCAGGCCAGCCCCACCACCGAGGTCCTGCTGGAGGAGTCGATCCTCGGCTGGAAGGAGTACGAGCTGGAGTTGATGCGCGACCGCAACGACAACGTGGTCGTCGTCTGCTCCATCGAGAACCTCGACCCGATGGGCGTGCACACCGGCGACTCGATCACCGTCGCACCCGCGCTCACGCTCACCGACCGCGAGTACCAGCGGCTGCGCGACATCGGCATCGACATCATCCGAGCCGTCGGGGTCGACACCGGCGGCTGCAACATCCAGTTCGCGGTCAACCCCGACGACGGCCGCATCATCGTCATCGAGATGAACCCCCGGGTGTCGCGGTCCTCCGCGCTGGCCTCGAAGGCCACCGGGTTCCCGATCGCGAAGATCGCCGCCCGGCTCGCCGTCGGCTACACCCTCGACGAGATCCCCAACGACATCACCCAGGAGACGCCGGCGTCGTTCGAGCCGACGCTGGACTACGTCGTGGTGAAGGTGCCGCGGTTCGCGTTCGAGAAGTTCCCGCAGGCCGACCCGGTCCTGACCACGACGATGAAGTCGGTCGGCGAGGCTATGGCCATCGGGCGCAACTTCACCGAGGCCCTGCAGAAGGCGCTGCGGTCGCTGGAGAAGAAGGACGCGACGTTCAGCTGGGCGGGGGACCGGGACGCGATCGACGTCGACGCGCTGGTCGAGCGGGTCCGCACCCCCTACGACGGACGGCTGCGCGACGTGCAGCGCGCGCTGTGGGCCGGGGCGTCGGTGGAGCGGCTGCACGAGGCGACCCGCATCGACCCGTGGTTCCTCGACCAGTTGCGCCTCATCGACGAGGTCGCCGAGCAGGTGGCCGCCGCCCGCGAGCTGTCCCCGGACCTGCTGCGGCTGGCCAAGCGGCACGGGTTCTCCGACAAGCAGCTCGGCGAGATCCGCGGCCTGCCGGAGAACGTCGTGCGCGGGGTCCGGCACGCCTTGGGCATTCGGCCGGTCTACAAGACCGTGGACACCTGCGCGGCCGAGTTCGCCGCGCGCACGCCCTACCACTACTCGTCGTACGACGAGGAGACGGAGGTGGAGGCCGGGGAGCGGGACAAGGTCCTCATCCTCGGCTCCGGGCCCAACCGGATCGGGCAGGGCATCGAGTTCGACTACTCCTGCGTGCACGCGTCCCTGACCCTGCGCGAGGCCGGGTTCGAGACCGTGATGGTCAACTGCAACCCGGAGACCGTGTCGACGGACTACGACACCTCCGACCGGCTCTACTTCGAGCCGCTGACGCTGGAGGACGTGCTCGAGGTCTACCACGCCGAGGCCGCCACCGGTCCGGTCGTCGGCGTCGTGGTGCAGCTCGGCGGGCAGACCCCGCTCGGCCTCGCCCAGGCGCTCAAGGACTCCGGCGTCCCGGTGGTGGGCACCAGCCCCGAGTCGATCCACCTGGCCGAGGAGCGCGGGGCGTTCGGCCGCGTGCTCGCGGCGGCCGGCCTGCCCGCACCCAAGCACGGCACGGCGTCGTCGTTCGCGGAGGCCGTCGGGATCGCCCATGAGATCGGCTACCCGGTGCTCGTGCGTCCCTCGTACGTCCTCGGCGGGCGAGGCATGGAGATCGTCTACGACGACGAGATGCTGGAGTCCTACCTCGAGCGCGCGACCGAGGTGAACCCCGAGCACCCGGTGCTGGTGGACCGCTTCCTCGACGACGCCATCGAGATCGACGTCGACGCGCTGTTCGACGGCGAGGAGCTGTTCCTCGGCGGCGTCATGGAGCACATCGAGGAGGCGGGCATCCACTCCGGTGACTCCGCCTGCGCTCTCCCGCCGATCACGTTGGGGCACGCGGAGATCGAGCGCATCCGTCGCTCGACCGAGGCGATCGCCCGCGGCGTCGGCGTGAAGGGACTGCTCAACGTGCAGTACGCCCTCGCCGGCGACGTGCTCTACGTGCTGGAGGCCAACCCGCGCGCGTCCCGCACCGTGCCGTTCGTGTCCAAGGCCACCGCCGTGCCCCTGGCGAAGGCGGCCGCCCGGGTGATGCTGGGCGCCACCATCGAGGAGCTGCGCCGCGAGGGCATGCTGCCGGCGCGCGGGGACGGTGGGACCCTGCCGATCGGCGCCCCGATCGCGGTGAAGGAGGCGGTGCTGCCGTTCGGTCGGTTCCACGGCGTCGACACCGTGCTCGGGCCGGAGATGCGGTCCACCGGCGAGGTGATGGGCATCGACCTGGAGTTCGGCACCGCCTACGCCAAGTCGCAGGCCGCGGCCTACAGCGGCGGGCTGCCGACGACCGGTCGGGCGTTCGTGTCGGTGGCCAACCGGGACAAGCGGTCCATGGTGTTCCCGGTCAAGCGGCTGGCCGACCTCGGCTTCGAGATCCTCGCCACCGCGGGGACCGCCGAGATCCTGCGCCGCAACGGCCTGAGGGCGGGACTGCTGCGCAAGCAGCGCCAGGGCCCCGGCGCCGACGGCACCCCCACGACCGTGCAGGCGATCCTCGCCGGTGACGTCGACCTCATCGTCAACACCCCGTTCGGCGTGGGCCCCCGCCTCGACGGCTATGAGATCCGCACCGCCGCGGTGGTCAAGGGCGTGCCGTGCATCACGACGGTCCAGGGCCTGGCGGCGGCGGTGCAGGGGATTGAGGCGTTGACCGCGGGCGACGTGGGCGTACGGTCCCTGCAGGAATACGCTGCCGACCTCGCCGCCCTGCGTGCGGCCGAGCCGGGAGACACGGGAGAGGTGGTCGGCTGA
- a CDS encoding dihydroorotate dehydrogenase — protein MTRAVISRTPRREPEAVPDVDMSTDLAGAVLPSPVLTASGCAAAGRELDQFFDITSIGAVVTKSIMLKPRSGRPTPRMAETPSGMLNSIGLQGPGIDAFIERDLAWLRDRGARAVVSIAGHSVDEYTKLAQKLRHVPDIVAIEVNISCPNVEDRGQVFACEAASSSAVISTVRRNTAPGVPVLAKLTADVTDITEIARACVDAGADGLSMINTLLGMVIDHDTMRPVVAGVTGGLSGPAIRPVAVRCVWDVREALPDVPILGMGGIRTGLDALEFLLAGASAVSVGTAVFHDPSAPARVHRELAVALARRGFDSVAEAVSYAHRPADVAPVGAPDEDRPDPLGDDLLEEDGW, from the coding sequence ATGACCCGCGCCGTGATCTCCCGGACCCCTCGGCGCGAGCCGGAGGCGGTCCCCGACGTCGACATGTCCACCGACCTGGCCGGCGCGGTCCTGCCCAGCCCGGTGCTCACCGCCAGCGGCTGCGCCGCCGCGGGGCGGGAGCTGGACCAGTTCTTCGACATCACCTCGATCGGCGCCGTCGTCACCAAGAGCATCATGCTCAAGCCGCGCTCCGGCCGGCCCACGCCGCGGATGGCCGAGACGCCCAGCGGGATGCTCAACTCCATCGGCCTGCAGGGCCCGGGCATCGACGCGTTCATCGAGCGGGACCTGGCCTGGCTGCGCGACCGGGGTGCCCGGGCGGTGGTGTCCATCGCCGGTCACTCGGTGGACGAATACACCAAGCTCGCGCAGAAGCTGCGGCACGTCCCGGACATCGTCGCGATCGAGGTCAACATCTCCTGCCCGAACGTCGAGGACCGCGGCCAGGTGTTCGCCTGCGAGGCGGCCTCCTCCTCGGCCGTCATCTCCACCGTGCGGCGCAACACCGCCCCGGGCGTACCCGTCCTGGCCAAGCTGACGGCCGACGTCACCGACATCACCGAGATCGCCCGGGCCTGCGTGGACGCGGGCGCCGACGGGCTGTCCATGATCAACACCCTGCTCGGCATGGTCATCGACCACGACACCATGCGCCCGGTCGTCGCCGGGGTGACCGGCGGCCTGTCCGGGCCGGCGATCCGGCCGGTGGCCGTGCGCTGCGTGTGGGACGTCCGCGAGGCACTGCCGGACGTGCCGATCCTGGGGATGGGCGGGATCCGCACCGGGCTGGACGCGCTGGAGTTCCTGCTCGCGGGCGCCAGTGCGGTGTCGGTGGGCACCGCGGTGTTCCACGACCCGTCGGCCCCCGCACGGGTCCACCGCGAGCTGGCCGTGGCGCTGGCCCGGCGCGGCTTCGACTCGGTGGCCGAGGCGGTGTCGTACGCGCACCGTCCGGCCGACGTGGCCCCCGTGGGCGCGCCGGACGAGGACCGCCCGGACCCGCTCGGTGACGACCTGCTCGAGGAGGACGGGTGGTGA
- the carA gene encoding glutamine-hydrolyzing carbamoyl-phosphate synthase small subunit produces the protein MAAPTPAVLVLEDGRSFRGEAYGAVGETFGEAVFSTGMTGYQETLTDPSYHRQVVVMTAPHVGNTGVNDEDPESRRIWVSGYVVRDPSRVSSNWRARRSLADELSDYGVVGIQGIDTRALTRHLRERGAMRVGVFSGEAAAADPDALVRRVLDSPPMEGADLTDEVTTREAYVVPAIGERRFTVAAVDLGIKRMTPHRMAERGIEVHVLPAGTTADELAAVGADGVFFSNGPGDPATADRAVTLVRSVLAAGTPLFGICFGNQVLGRALGFGTYKLKYGHRGINQPVQDRATGKVEVTAHNHGFAVDAPLDRAVDTPYGRVEVSHVCLNDQVVEGLRCLDAPAFSVQYHPEAAAGPHDAAYLFDRFVDLMGGER, from the coding sequence ATGGCGGCACCCACCCCGGCCGTGCTCGTGCTCGAGGACGGCCGGTCGTTCCGCGGCGAGGCGTACGGCGCCGTCGGCGAGACGTTCGGCGAGGCGGTGTTCTCCACCGGGATGACCGGCTACCAGGAGACTCTGACGGACCCGTCCTACCACCGGCAGGTGGTCGTCATGACCGCCCCGCACGTGGGCAACACCGGGGTCAACGACGAGGACCCGGAGTCCCGGCGCATCTGGGTGTCCGGCTACGTCGTGCGCGACCCCTCCCGGGTCAGCTCGAACTGGCGGGCCCGCCGCAGCCTGGCCGACGAGCTGTCCGACTACGGCGTCGTCGGCATCCAGGGCATCGACACCCGCGCGCTGACCCGGCACCTGCGCGAGCGCGGGGCGATGCGGGTGGGCGTGTTCAGCGGGGAGGCGGCCGCCGCCGACCCCGACGCCCTGGTGCGGCGGGTGCTCGACAGCCCGCCGATGGAGGGCGCGGACCTCACCGACGAGGTCACCACCCGGGAGGCGTACGTGGTGCCCGCGATCGGGGAGCGCCGTTTCACCGTGGCCGCGGTCGACCTCGGCATCAAGCGGATGACGCCGCACCGGATGGCCGAGCGCGGCATCGAGGTGCACGTGCTCCCCGCGGGCACCACCGCGGACGAGCTCGCCGCCGTGGGCGCCGACGGGGTGTTCTTCTCCAACGGCCCCGGCGACCCGGCGACCGCGGACCGCGCCGTCACCCTGGTCCGGTCGGTGCTGGCCGCGGGAACCCCGCTGTTCGGCATCTGCTTCGGCAACCAGGTCCTCGGCCGCGCGCTCGGCTTCGGCACCTACAAGCTCAAGTACGGCCACCGGGGCATCAACCAGCCGGTGCAGGACCGCGCCACCGGCAAGGTGGAGGTCACTGCGCACAACCACGGCTTCGCCGTGGACGCGCCGCTGGACCGGGCGGTCGACACCCCGTACGGCCGGGTGGAGGTCAGCCACGTGTGCCTCAACGACCAGGTGGTCGAGGGGCTGCGCTGCCTGGACGCACCGGCGTTCAGCGTGCAGTACCACCCGGAGGCCGCGGCCGGCCCGCACGACGCCGCGTACCTGTTCGACCGGTTCGTCGACCTGATGGGGGGCGAGCGCTGA
- a CDS encoding transporter, translating to MTQGWVRAAEDFTEQADVTNWPARVVLTLVVLALIGLAVWGMARGWRARAARQSDVPPPAATPEGFRADTLPPVPGVYLASTRAGDWLDRVVVHGLGVRSRARLSVGTAGLVLERDGAADVYVPAADLRGVRLDRGIAGAVYERGGLVVLTWDLGPTTLDTGFRADRTDDHVAVVAAVRALVDTPHPDPA from the coding sequence GTGACGCAGGGCTGGGTCCGCGCGGCGGAGGACTTCACCGAGCAGGCCGACGTCACCAACTGGCCGGCCCGGGTCGTCCTGACCCTGGTCGTGCTCGCGCTCATCGGCCTGGCGGTGTGGGGCATGGCCCGCGGCTGGCGGGCCCGCGCGGCCCGCCAGTCCGACGTGCCTCCTCCGGCCGCGACGCCCGAGGGGTTCCGCGCCGACACGCTGCCCCCGGTGCCGGGCGTCTACCTGGCGTCGACCCGCGCCGGCGACTGGCTGGACCGGGTCGTCGTGCACGGGCTCGGTGTCCGCAGCAGGGCCCGGCTGTCCGTCGGCACGGCCGGCCTGGTGCTGGAGCGCGACGGCGCGGCGGACGTGTACGTGCCCGCCGCGGACCTGCGCGGCGTGCGGCTGGACCGCGGCATCGCCGGAGCGGTCTACGAGCGCGGCGGGCTGGTGGTCCTCACCTGGGACCTCGGCCCCACCACGCTGGACACCGGGTTCCGCGCCGACCGCACTGACGACCACGTCGCCGTGGTCGCGGCGGTCCGGGCCCTGGTCGACACCCCCCATCCGGACCCGGCCTGA
- the mihF gene encoding integration host factor, actinobacterial type — translation MSLPPLTPEQRKAALEKAAEARVVRARVKNRLKHSGASLADVIRDGQSDDVVGRMRVTALLESMPGVGKVRARQIMERLGIAESRRVRGLGPHQVAALEREFAP, via the coding sequence ATGAGCCTGCCGCCGCTGACCCCCGAGCAGCGGAAGGCCGCGTTGGAGAAGGCCGCCGAGGCCCGCGTGGTCCGGGCCCGGGTGAAGAACCGGCTCAAGCACTCCGGCGCCTCCCTGGCCGACGTGATCCGCGACGGGCAGTCCGACGACGTCGTCGGGCGGATGCGGGTGACCGCGCTGCTGGAGTCCATGCCCGGCGTGGGCAAGGTCCGGGCCCGGCAGATCATGGAGCGTCTGGGCATCGCGGAGAGCCGGCGGGTCAGGGGCCTGGGCCCCCACCAGGTCGCCGCGCTCGAGCGCGAGTTCGCGCCGTGA
- the pyrF gene encoding orotidine-5'-phosphate decarboxylase — MTGDGRAPVAVALDAPDLATATRWAGAVAPHVSTLKVGLEAYLRDGRAAVAAARDAARDAGAPCALFLDLKLHDIPATVAGAARAVADLEPDLLTVHAAGGPAMVEAAAAALPGTRVTAVTVLTSLAAEDLAAIGLAGPPVDAAVRLAVLAVGAGARAIVCSPQEVAAIRAAVGPDVLLVTPGVRPAGGALGDQRRVATPEQALADGADLLVIGRPITADPDPAAAAGRIAADLRERAG, encoded by the coding sequence ATGACCGGTGACGGGCGCGCCCCGGTCGCGGTCGCCCTCGACGCCCCCGACCTGGCCACCGCGACCCGCTGGGCCGGCGCGGTGGCACCGCACGTGTCCACCCTCAAGGTCGGGTTGGAGGCCTACCTGCGCGACGGCCGTGCCGCCGTGGCCGCCGCCCGCGACGCGGCCCGCGACGCCGGGGCACCGTGCGCGCTGTTCCTGGACCTGAAGCTGCACGACATCCCCGCGACCGTGGCCGGCGCCGCCCGTGCGGTCGCCGACCTCGAGCCGGACCTGCTCACCGTGCACGCGGCCGGGGGGCCGGCCATGGTCGAGGCGGCCGCCGCGGCGCTGCCGGGGACCCGGGTCACTGCCGTGACCGTGCTGACCTCGCTCGCCGCGGAGGACCTCGCGGCCATCGGGCTGGCCGGGCCGCCCGTCGACGCGGCCGTCCGGCTCGCGGTCCTGGCCGTGGGTGCCGGCGCCCGGGCGATCGTCTGCTCCCCCCAGGAGGTCGCCGCCATCCGTGCCGCGGTGGGTCCGGACGTCCTGCTGGTCACCCCCGGCGTGCGGCCGGCGGGCGGCGCGCTGGGCGACCAGCGCCGGGTCGCGACCCCCGAGCAGGCGCTGGCCGACGGCGCCGACCTCCTCGTGATCGGTCGCCCCATCACCGCTGACCCCGACCCCGCCGCGGCCGCCGGACGGATCGCGGCCGACCTCCGGGAGCGTGCCGGATGA
- a CDS encoding dihydroorotase: MSATTYVLSGVRPYGEDPVDLVLADGRIAEVAAAGSVSRDGAEALDCSGLVALPGLVDLHTHLREPGREDAETVETGTRAAALGGFTAVHAMANTDPVADTAGVVEQVWRLGQEAGRCDVHPVGAVTVGLGGQRLAELGAMADSAARVRIFSDDGKCVSDAVLMRRALEYVKAFDGVVAQHAQEPRLTEDAQMNEGVLSGVLGLRGWPAVAEEAVVARDVLLAEHVGSRLHVCHVSTAGTVELLRSAKARGVDVTAEVTPHHLLLTDDLVATYDPIYKVNPPLRTAADVEALRAGLADGTIDAVATDHAPHAEEDKDCEWAAAAFGMLGLETALSVVIESMVDAGRLDWRGVADRMSQRPARIARLDGQGRPIAAGEPANLVLVDPAARRTVEPAQLASLSRNTPYAGRELPGRVVATFLRGRPTVLGGSLV; this comes from the coding sequence ATGAGCGCCACGACCTACGTCCTGAGCGGGGTCCGGCCGTACGGCGAGGACCCGGTCGACCTGGTGCTGGCCGACGGCCGGATCGCCGAGGTGGCCGCGGCCGGCTCGGTGTCCCGCGACGGCGCCGAGGCGCTGGACTGCAGCGGCCTGGTGGCCCTGCCCGGCCTCGTGGACCTGCACACCCACCTGAGGGAGCCGGGTCGCGAGGACGCCGAGACCGTGGAGACCGGCACCCGGGCGGCGGCCCTGGGCGGGTTCACCGCGGTCCACGCGATGGCCAACACCGACCCCGTGGCCGACACCGCCGGGGTGGTGGAGCAGGTGTGGCGGCTGGGCCAGGAGGCGGGGCGTTGCGACGTGCACCCGGTCGGCGCCGTCACCGTCGGCCTCGGCGGGCAGCGGCTGGCCGAGCTCGGCGCGATGGCCGACTCGGCCGCGCGGGTGCGCATCTTCAGCGACGACGGCAAGTGCGTCAGCGACGCGGTGCTCATGCGTCGCGCGCTGGAGTACGTCAAAGCGTTCGACGGTGTCGTGGCGCAGCATGCGCAGGAGCCGCGGCTGACCGAGGACGCGCAGATGAACGAGGGTGTCCTCAGCGGCGTGCTCGGACTGCGCGGCTGGCCGGCGGTGGCCGAGGAGGCGGTCGTGGCGCGCGACGTGCTGCTCGCCGAGCACGTCGGCTCCCGACTGCACGTGTGCCACGTGTCCACCGCGGGCACCGTCGAGCTGCTGCGGTCCGCCAAGGCCCGCGGGGTCGACGTCACCGCGGAGGTGACCCCGCACCACCTGCTGCTCACCGACGACCTGGTGGCCACGTATGACCCGATCTACAAGGTCAACCCGCCGCTGCGCACGGCCGCCGACGTGGAGGCGCTGCGCGCCGGGCTCGCCGACGGCACCATCGACGCGGTCGCCACCGACCACGCGCCGCACGCGGAGGAGGACAAGGACTGCGAGTGGGCCGCGGCCGCCTTCGGGATGCTGGGCCTGGAGACCGCGCTGTCCGTGGTGATCGAGTCGATGGTCGACGCCGGGCGGCTGGACTGGCGCGGCGTCGCCGACCGGATGTCGCAGCGGCCGGCGCGGATCGCCCGGCTGGACGGACAGGGCCGGCCGATCGCCGCCGGCGAGCCGGCCAACCTCGTGCTGGTCGACCCCGCGGCCCGGCGGACGGTCGAGCCGGCGCAGCTGGCGTCGCTGAGCCGCAACACCCCGTACGCCGGGCGCGAGCTGCCCGGCCGCGTGGTGGCCACCTTCCTGCGCGGTCGGCCGACCGTGCTGGGCGGGAGCCTCGTGTGA